In Humulus lupulus chromosome 6, drHumLupu1.1, whole genome shotgun sequence, a single genomic region encodes these proteins:
- the LOC133785523 gene encoding uncharacterized protein LOC133785523, with translation MLVVPDYDPYNPIPLDVNEGLERYLEFESSIALNEDHNKSKLNLALRFRAMLVIFKYSKHEYFDPLVPYLALSYFDRFFARGNSLPSVMSSDDHNVELMAICCLTLAWKMRKGNFKFSKLKADKPELEILKVEKFMAMESNILDGLNCDLRVVTALCFVPYFVPKFGSTDGFSYRTINEIIINSQESNLVKKQKPSVIAALALLIASSHLYPQQFHSFRDQIISEGIIREEHVKDCMDHMIKLCRSSKLIFETNKPRRLVQAEVKCEQRGDETTEQVGGETYEQHNTEKSQEDAATKSTQEVNETSKQSTAEETKEDTADVSEQDPAENSFQIADEESKRDAAGKTKQGAEDPSSKQLTGEKSGVLDTNLQREADKGKKKVGETASEIAQMAEEKEDRNFNFSLRWPMGEVYGKTMTIFRSDSDSGSTLKTSEKEKNEPEPVQSEDDSSINLEAIQASMRAQSREDIEARMRASSRDRVLDWLMFDAS, from the exons ATGCTTGTGGTACCTGATTATGATCCTTATAATCCAATTCCTTTGGATGTAAACGAAGGTTTGGAGCGCTACTTAGAATTCGAATCCTCGATTGCGCTTAATGAGGATCACAACAAGAGCAAACTCAATCTTGCTTTGCGATTTCGGGCTATGCTTGTGATATTCAAA TACTCCAAGCATGAATACTTTGATCCTTTGGTACCTTATCTCGCTCTAAGCTATTTTGATCGCTTTTTCGCAAGGGGAAATTCTTTGCCG AGTGTAATGAGTAGTGATGACCACAATGTGGAATTAATGGCTATATGCTGCCTAACACTTGCTTGGAAGATGAGAAAAGGAAATTTCAAATTCTCTAAATTGAAG GCAGATAAACCAGAACTAGAAATCCTTAAAGTGGAGAAATTCATGGCAATGGAGTCTAACATTCTTGACGGACTCAACTGTGATCTGCGTGTTGTGACAGCCTTATGCTTTGTGCCGTACTTTGTTCCTAAATTTGGCTCCACTGATGGATTCAGTTACAGAACCATCAATGAAATcattataaattcacaagagA GCAACCTTGTCAAGAAACAAAAGCCTTCGGTTATTGCGGCATTAGCTTTACTTATTGCTTCCTCACATCTGTATCCTCAGCAATTTCACAGTTTTCGTGATCAAATAATATCAGAGGGAATCATCAGAGAA GAGCATGTAAAGGACTGCATGGACCATATGATTAAGCTGTGTCGTTCTTCGAAACTTATTTTTGAAACTAATAAGCCTCGAAGACTGGTACAAGCAGAAGTGAAATGTGAGCAACGCGGTGATGAAACAACTGAACAAGTGGGTGGTGAAACATATGAACAACACAATACTGAAAAATCCCAAGAAGATGCTGCTACGAAGTCTACACAAGAGGTTAATGAAACTTCAAAACAATCCACTGCTGAAGAAACTAAGGAAGACACTGCTGATGTATCTGAACAAGACCCTGCTGAGAATTCATTTCAAATAGCTGACGAAGAATCTAAACGAGATGCTGCGGGGAAAACTAAGCAAGGGGCTGAAGATCCATCGTCTAAACAACTCACTGGTGAAAAATCTGGAGTGCTGGACACAAACTTGCAGAGAGAAGCTGATAAAGGGAAGAAGAAAGTGGGAGAGACGGCATCAGAAATAGCACAGATGGCAGAAGAGAAGGAAGATAGGAACTTTAACTTTTCACTTAGATGGCCAATGGGAGAAGTATATGGAAAAACGATGACCATCTTTCGCAGTGACTCTGATTCAGGGTCAACTCTAAAGAcatctgaaaaagaaaaaaatgaaccTGAACCAGTGCAAAGTGAAGATGACAGCAGTATAAATTTAGAGGCTATACAGGCTAGTATGAGAGCCCAATCTCGAGAGGATATAGAGGCTCGTATGAGAGCCTCATCTCGAGATCGAGTGCTGGACTGGCTCATGTTCGATGCCTCCTGA